From a single Streptomyces liliifuscus genomic region:
- a CDS encoding TetR/AcrR family transcriptional regulator, giving the protein MAVTRAEQRAATRRALLAEGRRRFSADGYHDVVLAEVARAVGVTKGAAYHHFESKAGLFRAVVAEVQRELGERVAESAERYDDPWERLRAGCRTFLAAGSDPAVRRILLVDAPTALGWDEWRAMDEESSARHLGEALEALVEAGVIIEQPVEPLARLLSGAMNEAALWLARVTDPEAQARTEQALDRLLNGLRA; this is encoded by the coding sequence ATGGCTGTCACGAGGGCCGAGCAGCGGGCGGCGACCCGGCGGGCGCTGTTGGCCGAGGGGCGTCGGCGGTTCTCCGCCGACGGCTACCACGACGTGGTGCTCGCGGAGGTGGCCCGGGCCGTCGGGGTCACGAAGGGCGCGGCCTACCACCACTTCGAGAGCAAGGCGGGGCTCTTCCGGGCCGTGGTCGCCGAGGTGCAGCGCGAACTCGGCGAGAGGGTCGCGGAGTCCGCCGAGCGGTACGACGACCCGTGGGAGCGGCTACGGGCCGGTTGCCGGACCTTCCTGGCCGCCGGGTCCGACCCGGCCGTGCGCCGGATCCTGCTGGTGGACGCCCCGACCGCGCTCGGCTGGGACGAGTGGCGGGCCATGGACGAGGAGTCCTCCGCCCGGCATCTGGGCGAGGCGCTGGAGGCCTTGGTGGAGGCCGGGGTCATCATCGAGCAGCCGGTGGAACCGCTGGCCCGTCTGCTGTCGGGAGCCATGAACGAGGCCGCGCTGTGGCTGGCCCGCGTGACGGACCCGGAGGCGCAGGCTCGGACCGAACAGGCCCTGGACCGGCTGCTGAACGGGCTGCGGGCCTGA
- the yjfF gene encoding galactofuranose ABC transporter, permease protein YjfF, giving the protein MSTTTQRPTVADSRTAGKAARVLGDRRLPVLVTAGLFLVMYGIGLSRYQNYGFAEAQVFLNLFIDNSYLLVAAVGATFVILSGGIDLSVGSVIGFTTMFTAWLVERQGLPIVVVIPMALAVGAFGGFLMGYVIQNFEIQPFIVTLAGLFLFRGLCLVISKESISIGDSSVSSMAQTQVSLGGAFLSIGAIVALVVLAAAFYVLHYTRFGRRVYAIGGNEQSALLMGLPQGGTKIAVYTMSGFCSALAGLLFTLYIQSGDPLHATGMELDAIAAVVIGGTLLTGGSGYVIGTLFGVLVLGLIKSLIQFEGTLSSWWTKIATGVLLCAFILIQRAMTSRKKAVAGGS; this is encoded by the coding sequence ATGAGCACGACCACCCAGCGGCCGACCGTGGCGGACAGCCGCACGGCAGGCAAGGCCGCGCGCGTACTCGGCGACCGGCGACTTCCCGTCCTGGTGACGGCCGGTCTCTTCCTCGTGATGTACGGCATCGGCCTGAGCCGGTACCAGAACTACGGGTTCGCCGAAGCACAGGTCTTCCTGAACCTGTTCATCGACAACAGCTATCTGCTGGTCGCGGCCGTCGGCGCCACCTTCGTCATCCTGTCCGGCGGCATCGACCTCTCCGTCGGCTCGGTCATCGGCTTCACGACCATGTTCACAGCATGGCTGGTGGAACGTCAGGGACTGCCGATCGTGGTGGTGATACCCATGGCACTCGCCGTGGGTGCCTTCGGCGGCTTCCTGATGGGCTATGTGATCCAGAACTTCGAGATCCAGCCCTTCATCGTGACCCTCGCCGGCCTCTTCCTCTTCCGGGGCCTGTGCCTGGTCATCAGCAAGGAGTCCATCTCCATCGGCGACTCCTCCGTGAGCAGCATGGCCCAGACCCAGGTGTCACTGGGCGGGGCCTTCCTCTCCATCGGGGCCATCGTGGCGCTGGTGGTACTGGCCGCGGCGTTCTACGTCCTGCACTACACGCGCTTCGGACGCCGGGTGTACGCCATCGGCGGCAACGAGCAGTCGGCCCTGCTGATGGGGCTTCCGCAGGGCGGCACCAAGATCGCCGTCTACACGATGAGCGGTTTCTGCTCGGCGCTCGCGGGTCTCCTGTTCACCCTCTACATCCAGTCCGGCGACCCGCTGCACGCCACCGGCATGGAGCTCGACGCCATCGCCGCGGTCGTCATCGGCGGCACGCTCCTCACCGGCGGCTCCGGCTATGTGATCGGCACCCTCTTCGGCGTCCTCGTCCTCGGCCTCATCAAGAGCCTCATCCAGTTCGAGGGCACACTGAGCTCGTGGTGGACGAAGATCGCAACGGGTGTACTCCTGTGCGCGTTCATCCTGATCCAACGAGCGATGACGAGCCGCAAGAAAGCCGTGGCGGGGGGAAGTTGA
- a CDS encoding ABC transporter permease produces MTTTPRWRALTHHHLFWPVAVLVILLLVNVPFTPDFFAIKMTDGHLYGSLVSIVLFGSPLILVAVGMTLVIATGGIDLSVGAVVAITGALTCSYISDQADQSALSGVFLALGIGLAAAIVCGLWNGFLVARMGIQPIIATLIIMVAGRGVAQLITDGQIITVNSEPYKLIGGGYWLTLPFSIFIVAAVVAVTVALTRKTALGLLVESVGGNAEASRLVGIRSMRIKIMVYVFCALCAGIAGLMISSNTSAADGNNAGLWIELDAILAVVIGGTSLLGGRFSIGGTVVGALVIQTLTTTIYTIGVPTQTNLVFKAAVVIIVCLMQSPKFRAKVFGAKRGGKQTAAPAPAETAPAAEASPKMEVS; encoded by the coding sequence GTGACCACCACTCCCCGATGGCGAGCGCTGACGCACCATCACCTGTTCTGGCCGGTCGCCGTGCTGGTCATCCTGCTGCTCGTCAACGTTCCCTTCACACCCGACTTCTTCGCCATCAAGATGACGGACGGCCACCTCTACGGCAGCCTCGTCTCGATCGTCCTGTTCGGCTCGCCCCTCATCCTGGTCGCGGTCGGCATGACCCTGGTCATCGCCACCGGCGGCATCGACCTCTCCGTCGGCGCAGTGGTCGCCATCACCGGCGCCCTGACCTGTTCGTACATCAGCGACCAGGCCGACCAGAGCGCCCTGTCCGGGGTGTTCCTGGCCCTGGGGATCGGGCTGGCGGCCGCCATCGTCTGCGGCCTCTGGAACGGCTTCCTGGTCGCCCGGATGGGCATCCAGCCGATCATCGCCACGCTGATCATCATGGTCGCCGGCCGCGGTGTCGCCCAGCTCATCACCGACGGGCAGATCATCACCGTCAACAGCGAGCCGTACAAGCTGATCGGCGGCGGCTACTGGCTGACTCTGCCCTTCTCCATCTTCATCGTGGCCGCCGTCGTCGCCGTCACCGTGGCCCTGACCCGCAAGACGGCCCTCGGCCTCCTCGTCGAGTCCGTCGGCGGCAACGCCGAGGCCAGCCGTCTGGTCGGTATCAGGTCCATGCGGATCAAGATCATGGTGTACGTGTTCTGCGCGCTGTGCGCCGGTATCGCGGGCCTGATGATCAGCTCCAACACCTCGGCCGCGGACGGCAACAACGCCGGTCTGTGGATCGAGCTCGACGCGATCCTCGCCGTGGTCATCGGCGGTACGTCGCTGCTCGGCGGCCGGTTCTCCATCGGCGGCACGGTCGTCGGCGCCCTCGTCATCCAGACCCTGACCACCACGATCTACACCATCGGCGTGCCGACCCAGACCAACCTGGTCTTCAAGGCCGCCGTCGTCATCATCGTCTGCCTGATGCAGTCGCCGAAGTTCCGCGCCAAGGTGTTCGGCGCGAAGCGCGGCGGCAAGCAGACCGCGGCACCGGCACCGGCGGAGACCGCCCCGGCGGCCGAGGCCTCTCCCAAGATGGAGGTGTCGTGA
- a CDS encoding sugar ABC transporter ATP-binding protein, translating to MAEPLPVLEMTGIVKEFPGVRALSGVDFRLFPGEIHALLGENGAGKSTLIKVLTGVHPLDGGTITLSGTTVRFASPSQAQQAGVSTVYQEVNLCPNLSVAENIFIGREPTRFGRIQWKRLRREAAELVDRLGLDIDVTAPLSSYPLAVQQLVAIVRSVGTGDADGQGAGTKVLILDEPTSSLDRDEVLELFALMRRLKDEGVAILFVSHFLDQIYEVCDRMTVLRNGALVGEHMVRDLDQVGLVQLMIGKALDQLEELHDQQLHSDVGEPLLQADGLGRVGGIAPFDLEIKKGEVIGLAGLLGSGRTELARLLFGADHPDSGRLTIGGKQVSMSAPNDAIAAGVAFCSENRKTEGLVPDLTVRENIILALQATRGWTRPIPVAQRDELVAKYIKALDIRPANPEARVGQLSGGNQQKVLLARWLITQPKLLILDEPTRGIDIGAKAEIQKLVVSLSEEGMAVLYIAAELEEVLRLSHTIGVLRDRKLVAQLVNGPEITTTRILETIASGEHQ from the coding sequence ATGGCAGAGCCGCTGCCCGTCCTGGAGATGACGGGCATAGTCAAAGAGTTTCCGGGGGTACGGGCTCTGTCGGGTGTCGACTTCCGGCTCTTCCCCGGCGAGATCCACGCCCTGCTCGGCGAGAACGGCGCCGGAAAGTCCACTCTCATCAAGGTGCTGACCGGGGTCCACCCCCTGGACGGCGGCACCATCACCCTCAGCGGCACGACCGTACGGTTCGCCAGCCCGTCGCAGGCGCAGCAGGCCGGCGTCAGCACGGTCTATCAGGAGGTCAACCTCTGCCCCAATCTGTCGGTGGCGGAGAACATCTTCATCGGACGCGAACCCACCCGCTTCGGCCGCATCCAGTGGAAGCGGCTGCGTCGGGAGGCCGCCGAGCTGGTCGACCGGCTCGGCCTCGACATCGACGTCACCGCGCCCCTGTCCTCGTACCCGCTGGCCGTGCAGCAACTGGTCGCGATCGTACGGTCGGTGGGCACCGGGGACGCCGACGGCCAGGGGGCGGGCACCAAGGTGCTCATCCTCGACGAGCCGACCTCCAGCCTCGACCGCGACGAGGTCCTCGAACTCTTCGCCCTGATGCGGCGGTTGAAGGACGAGGGCGTCGCGATCCTCTTCGTGTCGCACTTCCTCGACCAGATCTACGAGGTCTGCGACCGGATGACCGTCCTGCGCAACGGCGCCCTGGTCGGCGAGCACATGGTCCGCGACCTCGACCAGGTCGGCCTCGTCCAGCTGATGATCGGCAAGGCCCTCGACCAGCTGGAGGAGCTGCACGACCAGCAACTCCACTCCGACGTGGGCGAACCGCTGCTCCAGGCCGACGGCCTCGGCCGCGTCGGCGGCATCGCCCCCTTCGACCTGGAGATCAAGAAGGGCGAGGTCATCGGACTCGCCGGACTCCTCGGATCCGGCCGCACCGAACTCGCCCGGCTGCTCTTCGGCGCCGACCACCCCGACAGCGGGCGGCTGACCATCGGCGGCAAGCAGGTCTCGATGAGTGCCCCGAACGACGCGATCGCCGCGGGCGTCGCGTTCTGCTCGGAGAACCGCAAGACCGAGGGCCTCGTACCGGACCTGACGGTGCGGGAGAACATCATCCTCGCCCTGCAGGCCACCCGCGGCTGGACCCGGCCCATCCCGGTCGCCCAGCGCGACGAACTCGTCGCCAAGTACATCAAGGCCCTGGACATCAGGCCCGCCAACCCCGAGGCCAGGGTCGGCCAGCTCAGCGGCGGCAACCAGCAGAAGGTGCTGCTCGCCCGCTGGCTGATCACCCAGCCGAAACTGCTGATCCTGGACGAGCCGACGCGCGGCATCGACATCGGCGCGAAGGCCGAGATCCAGAAGCTCGTGGTCTCGCTCTCCGAGGAGGGCATGGCCGTGCTGTACATCGCGGCTGAGCTGGAGGAGGTCCTGCGGCTCAGCCACACCATCGGAGTGCTGCGCGACCGCAAGCTGGTGGCGCAGCTCGTCAACGGGCCCGAGATCACCACCACCCGGATCCTGGAGACCATCGCGAGCGGAGAGCACCAGTGA
- a CDS encoding ABC transporter substrate-binding protein, which produces MLNRRNFLTAAVGVAAAGGLAACAKEDEGGSSSSAGGSGGKKITLGFAQVGSESGWRTANTKSVKEAAKEAGYNLKFSDAQQKQENQISAIRSYIAQKVNVIAFSPVVVTGWDAVLKEAKSAKIPVILTDRSIETSDDSLYVSFIGSDFTDEGRRAAKMLEKVLEKAGHKGAVKIAQLEGTTGAAPAIERAKGFKEIMDADHKDDWKVVVSQTGDFTRAGGKQVMAAFLQSNPDINVLYAHNDDMALGAIQSIEAAGKKPGKDILIVSVDGVKDGFVAMSEGKINGIVECNPLLGPQLMELVKQVNDGETVERRIKTKEGDFLQEQAKDALPTRKY; this is translated from the coding sequence ATGCTCAACAGAAGGAACTTCCTCACCGCGGCGGTCGGCGTGGCGGCGGCGGGCGGCCTGGCGGCCTGCGCCAAGGAGGACGAGGGCGGCTCGAGTTCCTCCGCCGGCGGCAGCGGTGGCAAGAAGATCACCCTCGGCTTCGCACAGGTCGGCTCGGAGAGCGGCTGGCGTACCGCCAACACCAAGTCGGTGAAGGAGGCGGCCAAGGAGGCCGGCTACAACCTCAAGTTCTCCGACGCCCAGCAGAAGCAGGAGAACCAGATCTCGGCGATCCGCAGCTACATCGCGCAGAAGGTGAACGTCATAGCCTTCTCGCCGGTGGTCGTCACGGGCTGGGACGCGGTGCTCAAGGAGGCCAAGTCCGCCAAGATCCCGGTCATCCTCACCGACCGCTCCATCGAGACCTCCGACGACTCCCTGTACGTGTCCTTCATCGGCTCCGACTTCACCGACGAGGGCCGGCGCGCGGCCAAGATGCTGGAGAAGGTCCTCGAGAAGGCCGGCCACAAGGGCGCGGTGAAGATCGCACAGCTGGAGGGCACCACCGGTGCCGCCCCCGCGATCGAGCGCGCCAAGGGCTTCAAGGAGATCATGGATGCCGATCACAAGGACGACTGGAAGGTCGTCGTCAGCCAGACCGGCGACTTCACCCGGGCCGGCGGCAAGCAGGTCATGGCGGCCTTCCTGCAGTCCAACCCGGACATCAACGTCCTCTACGCGCACAACGACGACATGGCCCTCGGCGCCATCCAGTCCATCGAGGCGGCCGGCAAGAAGCCCGGCAAGGACATCCTGATCGTCTCGGTCGACGGCGTGAAGGACGGCTTCGTCGCGATGTCCGAGGGCAAGATCAACGGCATCGTCGAGTGCAACCCGCTGCTCGGCCCCCAGCTGATGGAGCTCGTGAAGCAGGTCAACGACGGCGAGACGGTCGAGCGCCGGATCAAGACCAAGGAGGGCGACTTCCTGCAGGAGCAGGCCAAGGACGCGCTCCCGACCCGCAAGTACTGA
- a CDS encoding LacI family DNA-binding transcriptional regulator, whose amino-acid sequence MAQSQLRPPTMADVARLAGVSHQTVSRVLGDHPNVRDETRARVLHAIEEMGYRRNSSARALVTRRTRTLGVVASDTTLYGPASTLFALEEAARAEGYLVSTVSLRKLTVDALSEALDHLSEGGVEGVVAIAPQRSAVEALAELRHPFPVVTVGSGPGVGIPCVNVDQLMGARLATGHLLAAGHRTVWHLAGPEDWQEAADRAAGWRATLEQAGVEPPMSLRGDWSPLSGYRAGQELAGWVGRGLTAVFVANDQMALGVLRALREAGVRTPQDVAVVGFDDIPESEFFAPPLTTVRQDFSAVGKRSIALLLDLIEGRDPAGTPRFAIEPQLVVRASTFPYTADPGAAPT is encoded by the coding sequence ATGGCACAATCGCAGCTTCGGCCGCCCACCATGGCCGATGTCGCGCGACTGGCGGGCGTGTCCCACCAGACTGTTTCCCGTGTTCTGGGGGATCACCCCAACGTGCGGGACGAGACTCGGGCCAGGGTGCTGCACGCGATCGAGGAAATGGGCTACCGCCGCAACTCCTCCGCACGAGCCCTGGTCACCCGGCGCACTCGGACCCTGGGTGTCGTCGCCTCCGACACGACGCTCTACGGTCCCGCCAGCACCCTCTTCGCACTCGAGGAGGCGGCGCGTGCCGAGGGCTACCTCGTCTCCACGGTCAGTCTGCGCAAACTGACCGTCGATGCGCTGTCCGAAGCCCTGGACCACCTCAGTGAGGGCGGGGTGGAGGGAGTGGTCGCCATCGCCCCGCAGCGGTCGGCGGTCGAGGCCCTCGCCGAACTCCGCCACCCGTTCCCGGTGGTGACCGTGGGCAGCGGACCGGGCGTGGGCATCCCCTGCGTCAACGTGGACCAGCTCATGGGTGCACGGCTGGCCACCGGTCATCTGCTGGCCGCCGGTCACCGTACGGTCTGGCATCTCGCCGGACCCGAGGACTGGCAGGAGGCGGCCGACCGGGCCGCCGGCTGGCGGGCGACCCTCGAACAGGCCGGTGTCGAGCCGCCGATGTCCCTGCGCGGGGACTGGAGTCCGTTGTCGGGCTACCGGGCGGGCCAGGAACTGGCCGGCTGGGTGGGCAGGGGGCTGACCGCGGTCTTCGTCGCCAACGACCAGATGGCACTGGGGGTGTTGCGGGCCCTTCGGGAAGCGGGCGTGCGCACCCCCCAGGACGTCGCGGTGGTCGGCTTCGACGACATACCGGAGTCGGAGTTCTTCGCCCCACCGCTCACCACCGTCCGGCAGGACTTCTCGGCGGTGGGCAAACGGAGCATCGCCCTGCTCCTGGACCTGATCGAGGGCCGTGACCCGGCCGGGACACCCCGGTTCGCCATCGAGCCCCAACTCGTGGTCCGCGCAAGCACTTTCCCGTACACCGCGGACCCGGGCGCAGCCCCCACCTGA
- a CDS encoding MurR/RpiR family transcriptional regulator, producing MTDTDGTGVGAGAPQGAVEPARLHQLFEGRRLTPTQRRIAHCLVRQTAAAPFLSSVELAQLAGVSQPSVTRFAVALGFDGYPALRRHLRDVAPAGPTVDARPANPYQQAVRAEIHHLLQLASLLADAGPVERAGRLLAASRPLPVLGLRASAAQARGFAYFAAKVHPDVRLLDEGGSRLADRIDMAKNAGASALMCFALPRHPAELLAALDHARATGLTVVTIADGTFAPVAAHSDLLLPAAVGTDLVFDTVSAPMLLGQVLLEAMCDALPDAQARLEEFDTRAAARGLFVD from the coding sequence GTGACCGACACGGACGGGACCGGCGTCGGGGCCGGCGCGCCCCAGGGGGCCGTCGAGCCCGCGCGGCTGCACCAGCTGTTCGAGGGGCGCCGGCTGACGCCCACACAGCGCCGTATCGCCCACTGTCTGGTCCGGCAGACAGCCGCCGCACCCTTCTTGTCGAGCGTGGAACTGGCTCAACTGGCCGGGGTGAGCCAGCCGTCGGTGACCCGCTTCGCGGTCGCCCTCGGCTTCGACGGATACCCGGCCCTGCGCAGGCACCTGCGGGACGTGGCACCCGCCGGGCCGACCGTGGACGCGCGGCCGGCCAACCCCTACCAGCAGGCGGTACGGGCCGAGATCCACCATCTGCTCCAACTCGCGTCCCTGCTCGCCGACGCGGGACCCGTGGAACGCGCGGGACGGCTGCTCGCCGCCTCGCGGCCCCTGCCCGTGCTCGGACTGCGTGCCTCCGCGGCCCAGGCCCGAGGCTTCGCCTACTTCGCGGCCAAGGTCCACCCGGACGTACGTCTGCTCGACGAGGGAGGCTCACGCCTCGCCGACCGCATCGACATGGCCAAGAACGCCGGAGCGAGCGCCCTCATGTGCTTCGCCCTGCCGCGCCACCCGGCCGAACTCCTCGCCGCGCTCGACCACGCCCGCGCGACGGGACTGACCGTCGTGACGATCGCCGACGGCACCTTCGCCCCGGTGGCCGCCCACAGCGACCTGCTCCTGCCGGCCGCCGTCGGCACCGACCTGGTCTTCGACACGGTGAGCGCCCCCATGCTCCTCGGCCAGGTCCTCCTGGAAGCGATGTGCGACGCCCTGCCCGACGCCCAGGCCCGCCTGGAGGAGTTCGACACACGGGCGGCCGCACGGGGCCTGTTCGTCGACTGA
- a CDS encoding ABC transporter substrate-binding protein, with product MVRATAFGLITTFALTACGGGGDSDDNPLSGGSEDSGGGKSIVVGSANFPENQLLAEIYAQALEDKGLKVTRKFDIGAREVYYDQVVKGGIGVFPEYNGALLSVAVDKKSTATSTEEINAELKAKLPKSVEILDSAAAEDKDSVTVTAETAAKHNLKTLADLKPVAKDMTIGAGSEFKTRTQGGVGLKTVYGVEFGKFQPLDAGAQSTLLKLLKDNKVQAANLYTTDPAIVEDKLVVLEDPKNLFSSQNVTPLVYKSAVDDKAKAALNALSAKLTTEDLLEMMKKLVNDKEDASDVAKEWLTNAGLAG from the coding sequence ATCGTCCGCGCCACCGCGTTCGGCCTCATCACCACGTTCGCCCTGACCGCCTGCGGAGGGGGCGGCGACAGCGACGACAACCCGCTGTCGGGCGGCAGCGAGGACAGCGGAGGCGGCAAATCCATCGTCGTCGGCTCGGCGAACTTCCCCGAGAACCAGCTCCTCGCCGAGATCTACGCCCAGGCCCTGGAGGACAAGGGCCTGAAAGTGACCCGCAAGTTCGACATCGGAGCCCGCGAGGTGTACTACGACCAGGTGGTCAAGGGCGGCATCGGTGTCTTCCCCGAGTACAACGGCGCGCTGCTGTCCGTCGCGGTCGACAAGAAGAGCACCGCCACCAGCACGGAGGAGATCAACGCGGAGCTGAAGGCGAAGCTCCCGAAGTCCGTGGAGATACTCGACTCCGCCGCGGCCGAGGACAAGGACTCGGTCACGGTCACCGCCGAGACCGCGGCCAAGCACAACCTCAAGACCCTGGCGGACCTGAAGCCGGTCGCGAAGGACATGACCATCGGTGCCGGTTCGGAGTTCAAGACCCGCACGCAGGGCGGTGTCGGTCTGAAGACGGTCTACGGCGTCGAGTTCGGGAAGTTCCAGCCGCTGGACGCGGGTGCCCAGAGCACCCTGCTGAAGCTGCTGAAGGACAACAAGGTGCAGGCCGCCAACCTGTACACGACCGACCCCGCCATCGTCGAGGACAAGCTGGTCGTTCTGGAGGACCCGAAGAACCTCTTCTCCTCGCAGAACGTCACCCCCCTCGTCTACAAGTCCGCGGTCGACGACAAGGCCAAGGCGGCCCTCAACGCCCTCTCGGCCAAGCTCACCACCGAGGACCTGCTGGAGATGATGAAGAAGCTCGTCAATGACAAGGAGGACGCCTCCGACGTCGCCAAGGAATGGCTGACGAACGCCGGCCTCGCCGGCTGA
- a CDS encoding ABC transporter permease, whose product MNDFLNQIELVGDWLTSSQQWRGDDGIPNRLAEHLTYSGISLVFATLIGLTFGLLVGHTGRGAFAVASVANLARAIPTFGLVVLVVTVAGLSTTPVLVALVALAVPPILINTFEGVRGVDPDTRDAARGMGMTGWEVLLKVEVPMALPLILLGLRVAAIQVVATATVAAYPGLGGLGRFIVDGLARNNYELVIGGSAVVVMLALVVQAVFTALRRVVVSPGLQPSATKS is encoded by the coding sequence GTGAACGACTTCCTGAACCAGATCGAGCTGGTGGGCGACTGGCTGACGTCGTCCCAGCAGTGGCGCGGGGACGACGGCATCCCGAACCGGCTCGCGGAGCATCTGACGTACAGCGGCATCTCACTGGTGTTCGCCACCCTGATCGGGCTGACGTTCGGACTGCTGGTCGGGCACACCGGCCGGGGCGCGTTCGCCGTCGCGAGCGTGGCGAACCTCGCGCGGGCCATCCCCACCTTCGGTCTGGTCGTCCTCGTCGTCACGGTCGCCGGGCTGAGCACCACGCCGGTGCTGGTCGCCCTGGTCGCGCTGGCGGTCCCGCCGATCCTCATCAACACCTTCGAGGGCGTACGCGGCGTGGACCCCGACACCAGGGACGCGGCGCGCGGGATGGGCATGACCGGCTGGGAGGTCCTGCTGAAGGTCGAGGTGCCGATGGCGCTGCCGCTGATCCTGCTCGGGCTGCGGGTCGCCGCGATCCAGGTCGTGGCCACGGCGACCGTCGCCGCGTACCCCGGTCTCGGCGGTCTGGGGCGCTTCATCGTCGACGGACTCGCCCGCAACAACTACGAACTGGTCATCGGCGGCTCCGCCGTCGTCGTCATGCTGGCGCTCGTCGTCCAGGCCGTCTTCACCGCGCTGCGGCGCGTCGTCGTCTCGCCGGGGCTCCAGCCCTCGGCGACCAAGTCCTGA
- a CDS encoding ABC transporter permease → MRDDEPLIRWDWIGDHIGELADYTGVHLRLGLLPVLFGLLISVPLGILCHRWRWIYPPTLTAANVLYSIPSLALFMIFVRYTGLTERTVMIPLTLYTLSVLIPNVVDGLASVPEPVRQAATAMGFSTVRRVVQVELPIAVPVVVAGVRVAAVSSISLVAVGQLIGQGGLGYYITRGLQLDFPTPIITATVLIMLLALVTDALLVLAQRLLTPWARGKGATA, encoded by the coding sequence ATGAGAGACGACGAACCCCTCATACGCTGGGACTGGATCGGCGATCACATCGGCGAGCTGGCCGACTACACCGGCGTCCATCTGCGGCTCGGACTCCTGCCGGTGCTCTTCGGACTGCTCATCTCCGTGCCACTCGGCATCCTCTGCCACCGCTGGCGGTGGATCTACCCGCCGACCCTGACCGCGGCCAACGTGCTGTACTCGATCCCGTCGCTGGCCCTGTTCATGATCTTCGTGCGCTACACGGGGCTGACCGAACGCACGGTCATGATCCCGCTGACGCTCTACACACTGTCGGTGCTCATACCCAACGTCGTGGACGGACTGGCCTCGGTCCCCGAACCGGTACGGCAGGCGGCCACCGCCATGGGATTCAGCACGGTACGCCGTGTCGTCCAGGTCGAGCTGCCGATCGCCGTACCCGTCGTCGTGGCCGGCGTCCGGGTCGCCGCCGTCTCGTCCATCAGCCTCGTCGCCGTGGGGCAGCTGATCGGACAGGGCGGCCTCGGTTACTACATCACCCGGGGACTCCAGCTCGACTTCCCGACCCCGATCATCACCGCGACCGTACTGATCATGCTGCTGGCCCTCGTCACCGACGCACTGCTCGTGCTGGCACAGCGGCTGCTCACACCATGGGCGCGTGGGAAGGGGGCGACGGCGTGA